A genomic region of Trichothermofontia sichuanensis B231 contains the following coding sequences:
- the ftsY gene encoding signal recognition particle-docking protein FtsY, with amino-acid sequence MVFDWFRRQFKREEDAPPSAEPTPTPTPDQPTAEASTPATPTATPATPDDYLAWAKAAYQNIQRQQAERTPPPAAEAAIPTPEPTAEPTPEPTAAPTPASLAPEAAAPIPEAIAPVLTPEAEPGEPAPIAVSAAAGVPEPEPEAEPEAIPVAPPPEVVPLSERVPSTIAPEPALTAELAEAVATEKTIATLETTPAASPEATSEIAPDVVPDVVPGVVPEVPVSAPVEVGVEAAPLPFWVKAEAERQARLERLKAGAIEEPEPEPITPTPEPEATLPGLAFDENFIWSAEVLAAQGRRPEEISVEEITWLKRLRQGLDKTRRGLVNQLKAIVGQGPLNQAAVMEIEALLLQADVGIDATDYIIEALQAKLREEALPPEQAIAYLKSILREMLDRPLQKTGKPILIPDKDRLNIWLITGVNGAGKTTTIGKLAHLARKSDYSCLIAAADTFRAAAVEQVKVWGQRSGVEVIANPGKNTDPAAVVYDAITAAQSRGTELLLVDTAGRLQNKKNLMDELNKIRRVIDKQARQATIESLLVLDATLGQNGLRQAEVFSEAANLSGVILTKLDSTAKGGIALAIVQQLGLPIYFIGAGEGITDLRPFSSYEFVEALISG; translated from the coding sequence ATGGTTTTCGATTGGTTTCGTCGTCAATTTAAGCGCGAGGAAGACGCGCCCCCATCGGCAGAACCCACCCCAACTCCAACGCCTGATCAGCCCACGGCTGAGGCGTCTACCCCTGCAACACCAACGGCGACGCCGGCGACTCCCGATGACTATTTGGCTTGGGCAAAAGCCGCTTATCAAAATATCCAACGTCAGCAGGCAGAACGCACACCCCCGCCTGCCGCTGAGGCTGCCATTCCCACACCTGAACCCACGGCTGAGCCAACGCCTGAGCCAACGGCTGCACCCACGCCTGCAAGTCTAGCGCCTGAAGCAGCGGCCCCAATTCCAGAGGCGATCGCGCCGGTGCTCACACCGGAAGCGGAACCCGGTGAACCCGCCCCGATCGCGGTCTCCGCTGCCGCGGGGGTTCCTGAGCCGGAACCGGAAGCGGAACCAGAGGCGATCCCAGTTGCCCCCCCACCAGAAGTTGTGCCCTTGTCCGAACGGGTTCCATCGACGATCGCGCCAGAACCAGCACTAACTGCCGAATTAGCAGAGGCCGTTGCTACAGAAAAAACCATTGCCACCTTAGAAACAACACCCGCGGCCTCCCCTGAAGCGACGTCTGAAATTGCACCCGATGTTGTGCCTGACGTTGTGCCTGGAGTTGTGCCCGAAGTGCCGGTATCTGCACCAGTAGAGGTGGGTGTAGAAGCAGCTCCCCTGCCCTTCTGGGTCAAGGCTGAAGCCGAACGTCAAGCACGACTGGAACGCTTGAAAGCAGGCGCGATCGAAGAGCCGGAACCGGAACCCATCACCCCTACCCCCGAACCGGAAGCAACGCTCCCTGGTCTCGCCTTTGATGAAAATTTCATCTGGTCTGCTGAAGTGTTGGCTGCCCAGGGACGGCGACCGGAGGAGATTTCCGTTGAAGAAATTACCTGGCTCAAGCGCCTGCGCCAGGGGCTTGATAAAACCCGGCGCGGTTTAGTCAACCAACTCAAGGCGATCGTTGGCCAGGGTCCCCTCAATCAAGCCGCTGTCATGGAGATTGAGGCCCTATTACTCCAAGCCGATGTGGGGATTGACGCAACGGATTACATCATCGAGGCGTTGCAAGCCAAGTTGCGGGAAGAGGCCCTCCCGCCAGAGCAGGCGATCGCTTATCTCAAGTCGATTCTGCGGGAAATGCTCGATCGGCCTTTGCAAAAAACGGGCAAGCCGATTCTGATCCCGGACAAGGATCGCCTGAATATCTGGCTCATTACTGGCGTCAATGGGGCAGGCAAAACCACCACGATCGGCAAACTGGCCCATCTAGCCCGTAAGTCAGACTATAGCTGTCTGATTGCCGCCGCCGATACCTTCCGGGCTGCTGCCGTTGAACAAGTCAAGGTATGGGGACAACGCAGTGGGGTTGAAGTGATTGCCAATCCGGGCAAAAATACAGATCCCGCCGCCGTGGTCTATGATGCCATTACCGCTGCCCAGTCGCGGGGAACCGAGTTACTGTTGGTCGATACAGCAGGGCGTTTACAGAATAAGAAAAACTTGATGGATGAATTGAATAAAATCCGGCGGGTGATTGATAAACAAGCCAGGCAAGCCACGATCGAATCCTTGCTGGTACTCGATGCTACCCTAGGGCAAAATGGGCTGCGTCAAGCTGAAGTGTTTTCGGAAGCTGCTAATTTGAGTGGCGTAATTCTAACTAAGTTGGATAGTACAGCCAAAGGTGGGATTGCCCTTGCGATCGTGCAACAGTTGGGCTTGCCGATTTACTTTATTGGTGCGGGGGAAGGCATCACCGATTTGCGGCCCTTCTCCAGTTACGAGTTTGTGGAAGCCCTGATCAGTGGTTAG
- a CDS encoding TIGR00297 family protein, which produces MPTFFITLNPWFVAVGLNSLLLPLAILAPKKLLTPMGLAHAWLLGVLLWGTLGWPGYLVVMFYFLVGSAVTRIGLAAKEAAGIAEARAGARGPENVWGSALTATVLALMTLLPPAYLPIPIPLLLLGYVASFSTKLSDTCASEVGKAYGQRTFLITTFQAVPRGTEGAVSLEGTLAGIVASLAIATLGWAVHLIDGVGVLLCAIAALVATSLESVIGATLQTRFAWLTNEVVNGINTTIGALVAILLGLLVTPLGWGN; this is translated from the coding sequence ATGCCGACTTTCTTCATAACGCTTAACCCTTGGTTCGTCGCTGTGGGGTTAAACTCCCTCCTTCTGCCCCTAGCCATCCTGGCTCCCAAAAAGCTATTGACACCGATGGGACTGGCCCATGCCTGGTTACTCGGTGTCCTGCTCTGGGGCACCTTGGGCTGGCCGGGGTATCTCGTGGTGATGTTTTACTTTCTGGTGGGGTCAGCCGTGACCCGCATTGGGTTGGCGGCGAAAGAGGCCGCAGGGATTGCCGAAGCACGAGCGGGCGCACGGGGACCAGAAAATGTCTGGGGATCAGCCCTGACGGCCACGGTGCTTGCCCTGATGACGCTATTACCCCCTGCCTATTTACCCATCCCGATTCCCCTCTTACTCCTAGGCTATGTGGCAAGTTTCAGCACTAAACTTTCAGACACCTGTGCCAGTGAGGTGGGCAAAGCCTACGGCCAGCGCACGTTTTTGATTACCACGTTCCAAGCGGTGCCTAGGGGCACGGAAGGGGCGGTGAGTTTAGAGGGAACCCTGGCTGGCATCGTGGCTTCGCTGGCGATCGCCACCCTCGGTTGGGCGGTTCACCTGATTGATGGGGTCGGGGTGCTCTTGTGCGCGATCGCAGCCCTTGTTGCCACCAGCCTGGAAAGCGTCATTGGGGCCACGCTTCAAACCCGGTTTGCCTGGCTAACCAATGAGGTGGTGAATGGGATCAACACCACGATCGGGGCACTGGTGGCCATCCTGCTGGGGCTACTGGTCACGCCATTGGGGTGGGGAAACTAA
- the rsmA gene encoding 16S rRNA (adenine(1518)-N(6)/adenine(1519)-N(6))-dimethyltransferase RsmA, with amino-acid sequence MPSPPARKRFAQHWLRSETALNQIVQAANLAPNDRILEIGPGTGILTRRLLSLVAALVAIEVDRDLCQRLVKQLGDQENFLLLQGDVLSLDWPARLTDFPRFQAPNKVVANIPYNITGPILEHLLGTIAQPNPTPFERIVLLVQKEVADRLCAKPGSKTFGALSVRVQYLARCETIALVPAHAFHPKPKVDSAIVCLQPQIPPTPAQNPHFLDTLVRLGFASKRKMLRNNLDGIVDREKLLQVLTDLGIDPQVRAEAVGVAQWVALSDALRALPSDRFTVPRCPE; translated from the coding sequence ATGCCGTCTCCCCCTGCCCGTAAACGCTTTGCCCAACACTGGCTCCGGAGTGAGACAGCGCTCAATCAAATTGTCCAGGCAGCAAACCTAGCCCCCAACGATCGCATTTTGGAAATTGGCCCCGGTACCGGCATCCTCACCCGGCGATTGTTGTCCCTAGTGGCAGCTCTGGTGGCGATCGAAGTCGATCGCGATCTGTGTCAACGGCTGGTGAAACAACTGGGAGACCAGGAGAATTTTCTGCTGCTCCAAGGGGATGTCCTGAGCCTCGATTGGCCCGCCCGGCTGACCGACTTTCCCCGGTTCCAAGCACCCAACAAGGTCGTTGCCAACATTCCCTACAACATCACGGGCCCCATTCTGGAACACCTGCTGGGGACGATCGCCCAACCCAATCCCACCCCCTTTGAGCGCATTGTCTTGCTGGTTCAAAAGGAAGTCGCCGATCGCCTCTGTGCTAAACCGGGGTCGAAAACCTTTGGTGCCCTGTCAGTACGGGTGCAATATCTGGCCCGTTGTGAAACCATTGCCCTAGTTCCAGCCCATGCCTTTCACCCCAAACCCAAGGTCGATTCCGCGATCGTTTGTTTGCAACCCCAAATCCCCCCCACCCCTGCTCAGAATCCCCACTTTCTGGATACCCTGGTGCGGCTGGGCTTTGCTAGTAAGCGCAAGATGTTGCGCAATAACCTGGATGGGATCGTCGATCGGGAAAAATTGTTACAAGTGCTGACGGATCTGGGTATTGATCCCCAGGTGCGGGCGGAAGCGGTGGGTGTGGCCCAGTGGGTTGCCCTCAGCGATGCGCTCAGGGCGTTGCCCAGCGATCGGTTCACAGTTCCCCGCTGCCCTGAGTAA
- a CDS encoding CHAT domain-containing protein, translating into MAILFPLPTRFQIPPLDTCLNPSTSILQANMSFPRWLRRLGYCLLALLITVVLGLRGGNPEPGVARSPSPLSLIQQAQMRSAQGEPDAAIALLTTAAARFAAEGDVLNQAMALGNLAATHLSLGQGPAATAALDRALDLVTTQPQAPDQQRILAQLWEVQGQQEMERGQPQAALDRWTQAARVYANQNLATLQWQNYLNQSRALQALGLYPRACQTLLRSLALAETTCDLTAASLNTLSTTAATPERVQAMTQLANVLRVLGHLDQAAVLLEIAHGQAQGLGMPETTARVILQQGNVWRAQAVQPTRTMTQRVQARQAAITAYQQAAQAPYPLLSRQAQANLLSFLVATGDQRAAIALWSDLKPGLAQLPPNRTGLEIRLNLVESLLTLLSSSAGRGAGGEGLGVTSADVEALIKTTVQQATTLGDDRLQAYALGSWGRLAALQGQPTGAIRQGRHEAIALTHRALALVPPFQAPEVAYPLFWQLGRLQAEQGEREAAIAAYGQAIQILTSLRGDLVAVNPEVQFSFREQVEPIYREFVGLLVGGANPTQTDLQRARQVIESLQVAELDNFFQDACVETKPQSIDQLDQTAAVIYPIILPDRLTVIVSIPNQPLLHYSSVIARSDLESTLRDLRLALQPGAFPDEYLATAQSLYDLLIRPAAAQLTQHQIKTLVFVLDGYLRNVPMAVLNDGEHFLMEQYNIALTPGLQLLASQPLSQTPIRTLIGGLAEGRQGFAPLPAVQGELAEIAAEVPAEVLLNQTFTRENLQSQMTSQAFPVVHLATHGQFSSQAEDTFILTWDDRISVKQLDQLLRSRAQGKQTPLELLVLSACETARGDDRAALGLAGVAVRSGARSTVATLWQVNDVSTAAFMAQFYQELTKPGITRAQALRNAQIALKQQPDFQSPFFWAPFILVGNWQ; encoded by the coding sequence ATGGCAATCCTGTTCCCGCTTCCCACTCGCTTCCAAATTCCGCCCCTAGATACTTGCCTGAATCCTTCAACCTCAATCCTTCAAGCTAATATGTCCTTCCCCCGCTGGTTACGCCGCCTTGGTTACTGCCTCCTGGCCCTTTTGATAACTGTTGTGTTAGGGCTACGGGGGGGCAATCCTGAACCAGGGGTCGCCCGATCTCCCTCGCCCTTGAGCCTGATCCAGCAAGCCCAAATGCGTTCGGCCCAAGGGGAGCCAGACGCTGCGATCGCGCTGCTCACGACCGCAGCCGCCCGATTCGCTGCCGAAGGGGATGTCCTGAATCAGGCAATGGCCCTGGGTAACCTGGCCGCTACGCACCTCAGCCTCGGTCAGGGACCCGCAGCGACAGCGGCCCTCGATCGTGCCCTTGACCTGGTAACCACCCAGCCCCAGGCCCCAGACCAACAACGCATTCTCGCCCAACTCTGGGAGGTTCAGGGCCAACAGGAGATGGAACGGGGCCAACCCCAAGCCGCCCTCGATCGCTGGACGCAGGCGGCGAGGGTTTACGCCAACCAAAATCTGGCTACCCTCCAGTGGCAAAATTATCTGAATCAGAGCCGTGCCCTGCAAGCGCTCGGTCTCTATCCCCGTGCCTGTCAAACGTTGCTCCGAAGCTTAGCCCTTGCGGAAACTACCTGTGATTTAACTGCGGCTAGCCTCAATACCTTAAGCACGACGGCTGCGACACCGGAACGGGTGCAGGCGATGACCCAGTTGGCCAATGTGCTACGGGTGCTGGGCCACCTGGATCAGGCGGCGGTGCTCTTAGAAATCGCTCATGGCCAAGCCCAAGGTCTGGGTATGCCTGAAACTACGGCGAGGGTGATCCTCCAGCAGGGCAATGTCTGGCGGGCGCAGGCGGTGCAACCGACGCGAACGATGACCCAACGGGTGCAAGCGAGGCAAGCGGCGATCACGGCCTATCAACAAGCCGCCCAGGCCCCATACCCCCTCCTCAGCCGCCAAGCCCAGGCCAACCTGCTCAGTTTTTTGGTGGCAACGGGTGACCAGCGGGCGGCGATCGCCCTGTGGTCGGATCTCAAGCCGGGATTAGCCCAACTCCCTCCCAACCGCACGGGTCTAGAAATTCGCCTCAACCTGGTTGAAAGTCTCTTAACCTTGCTCTCCTCGTCCGCAGGGAGAGGGGCTGGGGGAGAGGGCCTAGGGGTTACCAGCGCCGACGTGGAGGCCCTAATTAAAACCACCGTCCAGCAGGCAACCACCCTCGGCGACGATCGTCTGCAAGCCTATGCCCTGGGAAGTTGGGGCCGCTTGGCAGCCTTACAAGGCCAACCGACGGGTGCGATACGCCAAGGGCGTCACGAAGCGATCGCCCTGACCCACCGTGCCCTTGCCTTGGTTCCTCCCTTCCAAGCGCCGGAGGTGGCCTATCCTCTGTTCTGGCAATTGGGTCGCCTCCAGGCTGAGCAAGGGGAACGGGAAGCCGCGATCGCCGCCTACGGTCAAGCGATCCAAATTCTCACCAGTTTGCGCGGCGACCTAGTAGCGGTGAACCCGGAGGTGCAATTTTCCTTCCGGGAACAGGTGGAACCGATCTATCGCGAGTTTGTGGGACTGCTGGTGGGGGGAGCCAACCCTACGCAAACGGATCTGCAACGGGCACGGCAGGTGATTGAATCCCTCCAGGTGGCGGAACTGGATAACTTCTTCCAGGATGCCTGTGTCGAAACTAAACCCCAGTCGATTGATCAACTAGACCAGACCGCCGCCGTCATTTACCCCATTATCTTGCCCGATCGCCTCACGGTCATTGTCTCGATCCCGAACCAGCCGCTATTGCACTACTCCAGCGTGATCGCGCGATCGGACCTCGAATCAACCCTGCGCGATCTACGGCTGGCGCTGCAACCGGGAGCGTTCCCCGATGAGTATTTAGCCACAGCGCAATCCCTGTACGACCTCCTGATTCGGCCTGCGGCGGCGCAGTTAACCCAGCATCAGATCAAAACCCTGGTCTTTGTCCTGGATGGCTACCTGCGCAATGTGCCAATGGCCGTTTTAAACGATGGTGAACATTTTCTGATGGAGCAATACAACATTGCGCTTACACCCGGTCTCCAACTTTTGGCCAGTCAACCCCTCAGCCAAACCCCGATACGGACGTTGATAGGGGGGTTAGCAGAAGGCCGTCAGGGGTTTGCACCATTACCGGCAGTGCAAGGAGAATTGGCGGAAATTGCAGCGGAGGTACCGGCGGAGGTCTTGTTAAACCAGACCTTTACCCGCGAAAACCTTCAGTCCCAAATGACGAGCCAAGCCTTCCCAGTGGTGCATCTGGCCACCCACGGCCAATTTAGCTCTCAAGCGGAGGATACGTTTATCCTGACCTGGGACGATCGCATTAGTGTCAAGCAATTGGATCAACTCCTGCGCTCCCGTGCCCAGGGGAAACAGACGCCGTTGGAGTTATTGGTACTGAGTGCCTGCGAGACCGCACGGGGGGACGATCGTGCGGCCTTGGGGTTAGCAGGGGTGGCGGTGCGATCGGGTGCCCGCAGTACGGTCGCGACCCTATGGCAGGTGAATGATGTCTCAACAGCGGCCTTTATGGCCCAGTTCTATCAGGAACTCACAAAACCAGGGATTACAAGGGCCCAAGCCCTACGCAACGCGCAAATTGCCCTAAAACAGCAGCCTGATTTCCAAAGTCCGTTCTTCTGGGCACCCTTTATCCTGGTGGGCAATTGGCAGTAA